From the Balearica regulorum gibbericeps isolate bBalReg1 chromosome 4, bBalReg1.pri, whole genome shotgun sequence genome, one window contains:
- the GTF2E2 gene encoding transcription initiation factor IIE subunit beta isoform X2 — protein MDPSLLRERELFKKRALSTPAVEKRPAPSSDSSSSKKKKAKVEQGASSSSKQNADHSNGSFNLKALSGGSGYKFGVLAKIVNYMKTRHQRGDTHPLTLEEILDETQHLDIGLKQKQWLMSEALVNNPKIEVVDGKYAFKPKYNLKDKKALLRLLDKHDQRGLGGILLEDIEEGLPNAQKAIKALGDQIIFVNRPDKKKILFYNDKSCQFTVDEDNWHPTILKELSEGGRYPVALSL, from the exons ATGGATCCAAGCTTATTGAGAGAGCGAGAGCTATTCAAAAAGCGTGCCCTCTCCACCCCAGCAGTAGAAAAACGTCCAGCGCCATCTTCTGACTCCTCCtcttcaaaaaagaagaaagcaaaggtaGAGCAAGGCGCTTCCTCGAGCTCAAAACAAAACGCAG ATCACAGCAATGGATCATTTAACTTGAAGGCGCTTTCGGGAGGCTCTGGCTACAAGTTTGGAGTCCTTGCTAAAATAGTGAATTATATGAAG ACTCGGCACCAGCGTGGTGATACGCATCCCTTAACCCTAGAAGAGATTTTGGATGAAACGCAGCATTTAGATATTGGACTCAAACAGAAACAATGGTTAATGAGCGAG GCTCTAGTCAACAATCCGAAAATAGAAGTTGTAGATGGGAAGTATGCTTTCAAACCCAAGTACAACTTGAAAGATAAAAAGGCTCTGCTCAGGCTCTTGGACAAGCATGACCAGCGAGGGCTGGGAGGAATCCTTTTAGAAGATATTGAGGAAGGGCTACCCAACGCGCAGAAAGCCATAAAG GCTTTAGGGGACCAGATCATCTTTGTTAATCGCCCCgataagaagaaaattcttttctaCAATGACAAGAGCTGTCAGTTTACTGTAGATGAAG ATAACTGGCACCCAACCATCCTAAAAGAGTTATCAGAGGGAGGTCGCTACCCTGTTGCTCTTAGTTTGTGA
- the GTF2E2 gene encoding transcription initiation factor IIE subunit beta isoform X1, translated as MDPSLLRERELFKKRALSTPAVEKRPAPSSDSSSSKKKKAKVEQGASSSSKQNADHSNGSFNLKALSGGSGYKFGVLAKIVNYMKTRHQRGDTHPLTLEEILDETQHLDIGLKQKQWLMSEALVNNPKIEVVDGKYAFKPKYNLKDKKALLRLLDKHDQRGLGGILLEDIEEGLPNAQKAIKALGDQIIFVNRPDKKKILFYNDKSCQFTVDEEFQKLWRSIPVDSMDEEKIEEYLKRQGISSMQETGPKKIAPIQRRKKPASQKKRRFKTHNDHLAGVLKDYSDVVPGKQ; from the exons ATGGATCCAAGCTTATTGAGAGAGCGAGAGCTATTCAAAAAGCGTGCCCTCTCCACCCCAGCAGTAGAAAAACGTCCAGCGCCATCTTCTGACTCCTCCtcttcaaaaaagaagaaagcaaaggtaGAGCAAGGCGCTTCCTCGAGCTCAAAACAAAACGCAG ATCACAGCAATGGATCATTTAACTTGAAGGCGCTTTCGGGAGGCTCTGGCTACAAGTTTGGAGTCCTTGCTAAAATAGTGAATTATATGAAG ACTCGGCACCAGCGTGGTGATACGCATCCCTTAACCCTAGAAGAGATTTTGGATGAAACGCAGCATTTAGATATTGGACTCAAACAGAAACAATGGTTAATGAGCGAG GCTCTAGTCAACAATCCGAAAATAGAAGTTGTAGATGGGAAGTATGCTTTCAAACCCAAGTACAACTTGAAAGATAAAAAGGCTCTGCTCAGGCTCTTGGACAAGCATGACCAGCGAGGGCTGGGAGGAATCCTTTTAGAAGATATTGAGGAAGGGCTACCCAACGCGCAGAAAGCCATAAAG GCTTTAGGGGACCAGATCATCTTTGTTAATCGCCCCgataagaagaaaattcttttctaCAATGACAAGAGCTGTCAGTTTACTGTAGATGAAG aatttcagaagcTGTGGAGGAGCATTCCCGTGGATTCTATGGATGAGGAGAAAATCGAAGAGTATCTGAAACGACAGGGTATTTCTTCCATGCAAGAAACCGGACCAAAGAAAATA GCTCCTattcagaggaggaagaaaccagCTTCTCAGAAGAAACGTCGATTCAAGACTCACAATGACCACTTGGCCGGAGTATTAAAAGATTACTCTGATGTCGTTCCTGGCAAACAGTGA
- the SMIM18 gene encoding small integral membrane protein 18, protein MASLNTTHWNETTSISHYLGFQVQKIYPFHDNWNTACFIILIIFIFTVVSLVVLAFLYELLDCCCCVKNKTVKDLENEPNPVRAMMNSFRKRETEVV, encoded by the coding sequence ATGGCAAGCCTCAACACCACTCACTGGAACGAGACTACATCCATTTCCCACTATCTGGGCTTTCAAGTGCAGAAAATTTACCCGTTCCATGATAACTGGAACACCGCCTGCTTTATTATTCTGATCATATTCATCTTTACTGTAGTTTCGCTGGTGGTGTTGGCTTTCCTCTATGAACTGCtagactgctgctgctgtgtgaaaaacaaaactgtgaaaGACTTGGAGAACGAACCCAATCCTGTCAGAGCAATGATGAACAGCTTCAGAAAGCGCGAAACGGAGGTGGTGTAG